The Podospora pseudocomata strain CBS 415.72m chromosome 1 map unlocalized CBS415.72m_1, whole genome shotgun sequence genome has a segment encoding these proteins:
- a CDS encoding uncharacterized protein (COG:Q; EggNog:ENOG503NUZA), with product MPFHTGMLPREGFKGDALISLIKNTAFNPKILLPLFLLAKYTKQGQDLTILHPTAFARVRKLLILSLLGWGNSWLTRRVNNSWVDDKYDWTGKEIVVVTGGSGGIGGLIVQLLAERSIKTVVLDIQPLTFHPGPTVTYFKCDLTSPSSIAHVASLIRAQVGNPTVLINNAGVVQNKSILASTPRDVQFTFDVNHFSHYSTVREFLPYMIEKNHGMVVTVASFAAWVSVPNMVDYAASKAAAQSFHEGLTAEIKTTYGAERVRTVVVNQGYTKTALFEGYHNDSPFLLPALEPGSVAEAVVRQVLKGESGQVILPKMGNMLPFLGGLPGWYAGRLRVKGVGIMKQFRGRKVVEDVEKFYEEKEKKEEKGVGESTVLVE from the exons ATGCCCTTCCACACCGGCATGCTCCCCCGCGAGGGGTTCAAAGGCGATGCTTTGATCTCCCTGATCAAGAACACAGccttcaaccccaagatCCTGCTGCCACTGTTCCTGCTGGCAAAATACACCAAGCAAGGCCAGGATCTCACCATCTTGCACCCGACCGCATTTGCCAGAGTCAGAAAGCTGCTCATCTTGAGCCTGCTAGGTTGGGGAAACAGCTGGTTGACGAGAAGGGTGAACAACAGCTGGGTAGACGACAAGTACGACTGGACTG gcAAAGAAATCGTCGTCGTAACCGGCGGCTCCGGCGGCATAGGCGGCCTAATCGTCCAACTCCTGGCCGAACGCTCCATCAAAACCGtcgtcctcgacatccaacccctcaccTTCCACCCCGGCCCCACGGTAACCTACTTCAAATGcgacctcacctccccctcctccatcgcccacgtcgcctccctcatccgCGCCCAGGTCGGCAACCCCAccgtcctcatcaacaacgccggcGTCGTCCAAAACAAGtccatcctcgcctccaccCCGCGCGACGTGCAATTCACCTTTGACGTGAACCACTTCTCCCACTACTCCACCGTCCGCGAGTTTTTGCCTTACATGATCGAGAAGAACCAcgggatggtggtgacagtGGCGAGTTTTGCTGCTTGGGTGAGCGTGCCGAATATGGTTGACTATGCAGCCTCAAAAGCGGCGGCGCAGAGTTTCCATGAGGGTTTGACGGCTGAGATTAAGACTACTTACGGGGCGGAGAGGGTTAGGACTGTGGTTGTTAATCAGGGGTATACCAAGACTGCGCTGTTTGAGGGGTATCATAATGATAGTCCGTTTTTGCTGCCGGCGCTGGAGCCGGGGAGTGTGGCTGAGGCGGTTGTGAGGCAGGTGCTCAAGGGGGAGAGCGGTCAGGTTATTTTGCCAAAGATGGGGAATATGCTGCCTTTTCTGGGGGGCTTGCCGGGGTGGTATGCGGGTcggttgagggtgaagggggtggggattATGAAGCAGTTtagggggaggaaggtggtggaggatgtggagaagTTTTatgaggagaaagagaagaaggaggagaagggggttggtgagagtACGGTGCTTGTTGAGTAA
- a CDS encoding uncharacterized protein (EggNog:ENOG503P7HV) has protein sequence MVRKNGNRHKNTKDQSQPPAIVARFDEHFGAGDLQDWQRLCSDIFRENELKSFDLCSKTKCRKLLKTVFINIQDLVDCIEKNLTGEHPKVYPQRFASLNQLVKYTMKEGKVYPKKWVKNGLGPVKALMRDILRG, from the exons ATGGTCCGCAAAAACGGAAACAGacacaaaaacaccaaagacCAGAGCCAACCCCCAGCCATTGTCGCTAGATTCGACGAACACTTCGGCGCAGGGGACCTCCAAGACTGGCAGCGTCTCTGTTCCGACATCTTCCGCGAGAACGAGCTCAAAAGCTTTGACCTGTGCAGCAAGACTAAATGCCGAAAG CTCTTAAAAAccgtcttcatcaacatccaaGACCTTGTCGACTGCATTGAGAAAAACCTCACTGGGGAACACCCCAAGGTGTACCCGCAGCGTTTCGCCAGCCTCAACCAACTCGTCAAATACACCATGAAGGAGGGAAAAGTCTACCCCAAGAAATGGGTCAAGAATGGGCTGGGACCTGTCAAGGCTTTGATGAGGGACATATTAAGAGGGTGA
- a CDS encoding uncharacterized protein (COG:C; COG:H; EggNog:ENOG503NX1G): MVFETPSNDLPSGLKTEGPLQPPRQTPFFLSPSVPPPSQPPSGSPAAMAPAAVLEKPTEDQIIEDRMETAECVDRLSLLRSMPEAAIECQVCVVGAGPAGLMLATNLGRWGIKVEVVDDRADQTPVGRADGLQPKTIETFRQMRLADPLLQRGVRVYDIAFWRSTPEEPLHRLGREVHYPPVIDVLDPYILLVHQGMVEALFIEDLKKRGVEVRRNHAFDSYSVCDSKGGPLQVNCRANVTQDRKTLLTQYLVGCDGAHSKVRKSIPDAKPVGMSQSSVWGVLDGELQTDFPDIWSKTLVYSQEHGSILIIPRERNMTRFYIELKAGPKGDRNQLGQEFVMQRAKEIMAPFEVGWKYIEWFGRYQIGQRVASRFCDNHLRAFLAGDASHTHSPKAAQGMNTSMHDAWNLAWKLNLASRGLAKQTLLASYEEERRKIALDLVNFDYEHANQIAGGDAVALAENFKTNVRFISGIGAEYGENAINMVEAHSWVMGEAKPGCLLPPAKVTRYLDSNPVDIQLDIPMLGQFRIYLLMWDVHQSRIFLETFCQAIASPDALVNQLSAAASVSYAKQPRVPAPEDIYLRPERYTAVSHLFTFGLITTMPKSEIEVSDLPALLQDSKWTFYLDDIPEQDTRGTLCTNKWLGSLGPGEVAIVNVRPDGYVGSIGRWDSSIDDAGEEAAKWLDTYYDRFLQVPAAAAS; the protein is encoded by the exons ATGGTGTTCGAAACCCCCAGCAACGACCTTCCCAGCGGTTTAAAGACGGAAGGCCCTCTGCAACCACCCCGCCagacccccttttttctGTCCCCGTCCGTTCCTCCCCCGAGCCAACCCCCCAGCGGTTCGCCAGCCGCCATGGCTCCCGCCGCTGTTCTCGAGAAGCCCACTGAGGACCAAATCATTGAAGACCGCATGGAGACTGCCGAATGTGTCGACCGCCTCTCCCTGCTGAGGAGCATGCCTGAGGCGGCCATTGAGTGCCAGGTGTGCGTTGTCGGTGCTGGTCCGGCCGGCTTGATGCTGGCAACCAACCTGGGCCGTTGGGGTATCAAggtagaggtggtggatgacaGGGCTGACCAAACCCCAGTGGGAAG aGCTGATGGCCTGCAACCAAAAACGATTGAGACTTTCCGGCAGATGCGACTGGCAGATCCCCTGCTCCAGCGCGGCGTTCGAGTCTACGATATTGCCTTTTGGCGAAGTACACCGGAGGAGCCCCTTCATCGACTCGGCCGCGAAGTCCACTACCCACCCGTGATTGATGTGCTGGACCCATATATTCTTTTGGTGCATCAGGGCATGGTCGAGGCCCTGTTTATTGAGGATCTGAAGAAGCGCGGTGTCGAAGTGCGGAGGAATCACGCTTTCGACTCGTATAGCGTCTGTGACAGCAAGGGTGGGCCGCTCCAGGTCAATTGCCGTGCGAACGTGACACAAGACCGGAAGACGCTGCTGACACAATATCTTGTTGGCT GCGATGGCGCGCATTCAAAGGTTCGAAAGAGCATTCCTGATGCGAAGCCCGTGGGCATGTCGCAGTCCTCGGTCTGGGGTGTCCTCGACGGAGAGCTGCAGACCGACTTCCCGGATATCTGGTCCAAGACATTGGTGTATTCCCAGGAACATGGGTCAATCCTGATCATTCCGCGTGAACGTAACATGACACGGTTTTACATCGAGCTGAAGGCCGGGCCTAAGGGCGACCGGAACCAGCTCGGTCAAGAGTTTGTCATGCAGCGTGCCAAAGAAATCATGGCACCGTTCGAGGTTGGGTGGAAGTATATCGAATGGTTTGGTAGGTACCAAATCGGTCAGAGGGTTGCGAGCAGGTTCTGCGATAACCACTTGAGGGCGTTTTTGGCTGGAGATGCCAGTCATACCCACTCACCCAAGGCTGCGCAGGGTATGAATACCTCTATGCATGATGCGTGGAACTTGGCGTGGAAGCTTAACTTGGCGTCGAGAGGGCTGGCGAAGCAGACGCTTTTGGCTAGttatgaggaggagagaaggaagatTGCGTTGGATTTGGTCAACTTTGACTACGAGCATGCGAACCAAATCGCAGGCGGTGATGCGGTTGCGCTGGCGGAGAATTTCAAGACCAATGTGAGGTTTATTAGCGGGATTGGTGCAGAGTACGGCGAGAATGCGATCAATATGGTGGAAGCGCACAGCTGGGTGATGGGAGAGGCGAAGCCGGGGTGTTTGCTGCCGCCGGCGAAGGTGACGAGGTATTTGGACTCGAACCCGGTGGATATCCAGCTGGATATTCCGATGCTGGGGCAGTTTAGGATTTATCTTTTGATGTGGGACGTGCATCAGTCGAGGATTTTCTTGGAGACGTTCTGCCAGGCGATTGCGTCGCCGGATGCGCTGGTGAACCAGTTGAGTGCGGCGGCGAGTGTAAGCTATGCGAAGCAGCCGAGGGTGCCGGCGCCGGAGGATATTTATCTCAGGCCGGAGAGGTATACGGCTGTGAGCCatttgtttacttttggTTTGATCA CAACCATGCCCAAATCCGAAATCGAAGTCAGCGACTTGCCCGCCCTCTTGCAAGACAGCAAGTGGACTTTCTACCTGGACGACATTCCCGAGCAGGATACTCGGGGCACGCTCTGCACCAACAAGTGGCTCGGCAGTCTCGGGCCCGGTGAGGTGGCCATTGTCAATGTCAGACCAGATGGGTACGTAGGGTCAATTGGGAGGTGGGACAGCAGTATTGACGATGCGGGTGAGGAGGCGGCCAAGTGGCTGGACACGTATTATGACCGGTTCTTGCAGgtgcctgctgctgctgcgtcATAA
- a CDS encoding uncharacterized protein (EggNog:ENOG503P9BW), producing MIKHYSNIMNFILTLSILATLATLATASPAPAPASALYGCTEGLNYCGHTLLNMGWSRDNIIDDCSGRPDWLTANSVDNVLFHCTSGDYLTFIESCNAPGTCVDAGSGNSDYCS from the exons ATGATCAAACATTACTCAAACATCATGAacttcatcctcaccctctccataCTGGCCACACTGGCCACACTGGCCACAGCCTCACCGGCTCCCGCCCCAGCCTCTGCACTGTACGGCTGCACCGAAGGCCTGAATTACTGCGGCCACACTCTTCTCAACATGG GCTGGTCTCGTGACAATATCATCGACGATTGCAGCGGTAGACCCGACTGGCTCACCGCCAACAGCGTGGACAATGTCCTCTTTCATTGCACAAGCGGGGACTACCTCACGTTCATTGAGAGCTGCAATGCACCTGGTACTTGTGTGGATGCCGGTTCTGGTAATAGCGATTATTGCAGCTAA
- the UTP18 gene encoding U3 snoRNP protein (EggNog:ENOG503NWN2; COG:S), producing MSRRRQQQKEDPSSEEEGSFAQFSNEEEEEEDDISMSDVASDSSGSDDDESDRSPQQKEINLVKDSDEEDLERLVLGTKSADDFRAKLFAGDDFLLPDVTGSKALVSVAADKEEDNDQFKNVDDSMLFMVDTVGGGEGVIAHAEKKAEEAVVDKPAWEDSDDERLTVSLAGVGRLRKLREFEGEDVVNGTEYSQRLRAQYMRMYPVPEWARPAAEKKTRRRRRSSAAGGSDESGLSGEEADSDEEGGDYEDALPLEQFLRDVNAFAEDDDTRLSKRRRLRPETLDIQRTRDIPDTHKAGVSCLAFHPRHPILLSTSVSSVMFLHHVDAAAYPTPNPILTSVQVRRTDLRRAAFLSVKGEDGEGQGEEVVFAGRRKYFHSWNLATGAVKKISKIAGHQKEHKTMERFRTSPCGRWMAVAASDKKGGGILNILNAATMQWVAQARIDGRGGIADFQWWSSGEGLTIAGRDGQVAEWSLESKRTVGVWRDEGSIGGTVLAMGGRHGPRAIGEDRWVAVGNSSGIVNIYDRNELLVASKDKKDVEIKKLPTPARVLEQLTTAITILSFSPDGQLMVFGSNLKKDALRLVHLPSCTVYRNWPTEQTPLGRISAVAFSADSSILAIGNDAGKVRMWEIRG from the coding sequence ATGTCCCGCCgacgccaacaacaaaaagaagacccCTCCTCCGAAGAGGAAGGCTCCTTCGCCCAATTCTCcaacgaggaagaagaagaagaagacgacatcTCCATGTCCGACGTCGCCTCCGATTCCAGCGGctccgacgacgatgaaTCCGACCGCTCCCCacaacaaaaagaaatcaacctcgtcaaagactccgacgaagaagacctcgAGCGCCTCGTCCTGGGGACCAAATCCGCCGACGACTTCCGCGCCAAGCTCTTCGCGGGTGATGACTTTCTCCTTCCGGACGTCACCGGTTCCAAGGCTCTTGTCTCTGTCGCGGcggacaaggaggaggacaatGATCAGTTCAAGAATGTGGACGATTCAATGCTTTTCATGGTTGACACCgtcggtggaggggagggtgtcaTCGCGcatgccgagaagaaggctgaagaagcGGTGGTTGACAAGCCTGCTTGGGAggacagtgatgatgagaggttGACTGTTTCGCTTgctggggtggggaggttgaggaagttgagggagtttgagggggaggatgtggttaATGGGACTGAGTATAGCCAAAGGTTGAGGGCGCAGTATATGAGGATGTACCCCGTCCCTGAGTGGGCGCggccggcggcggagaagaagactagacggaggaggaggtcttCTGCTGCGGGTGGGTCGGACGAAAGTGGGCtttctggggaggaggcggatagtgatgaggaggggggggattaCGAGGATGCCTTGCCTTTGGAGCAGTTTCTAAGGGATGTCAATGCTTttgctgaggatgatgataccAGGTTgtccaagaggaggaggttgcgcCCGGAGACGTTGGATATCCAGCGGACGAGGGATATTCCTGATACGCACAAGGCGGGGGTGAGCTGTTTGGCGTTTCACCCTAGGCATCCTATTCTGCTGAGCACGAGTGTCTCGTCGGTCATGTTTTTGCATCATGTTGATGCGGCGGCGTATCCGACGCCGAATCCGATTTTGACTTCGGTGCAGGTTAGGAGGACTGacttgaggagggcggcatTTTTGAgtgtgaagggggaggatggggaggggcagggggaggaggtggtgtttgctgGTAGGAGGAAGTATTTCCACAGCTGGAACTTGGCGACGGGTGCGGTGAAGAAGATCAGCAAGATTGCGGGGCATCAGAAGGAGCATAAGACTATGGAGAGGTTTAGGACTAGTCCttgtgggaggtggatggcggTTGCGGCGAGTGATAAGAAGGGGGGCGGTATACTGAATATTCTTAATGCGGCCACCATGCAGTGGGTTGCGCAGGCGAGgattgatgggagggggggtattGCTGATTTCCAGTGGTGGAGCAGTGGGGAGGGCTTGACGATTGCTGGAAGGGATGGGCAGGTTGCGGAGTGGAGCTTGGAGTCCAAGAGAACGGTGGGAGTGTGGAGGGATGAAGGGTCTATTGGCGGTACTGTCCTGGCGATGGGTGGCAGACATGGTCCCAGGGCGATTGGAGAGGATCGATGGGTTGCCGTTGGCAACAGCAGCGGGATCGTCAACATTTATGACCGGAACGAGCTGCTGGTTGCTagcaaggacaagaaggatgtggagatcaagaagcttCCTACACCTGCGAGAGTACTCGAGCAGTTGACCACAGCCATCACTATTTTGTCCTTCTCGCCAGACGGACAGCTGATGGTCTTCGGAAGCAATCTCAAGAAGGATGCGCTGAGGTTGGTGCACCTTCCCAGCTGCACTGTCTACCGCAACTGGCCTACAGAGCAAACACCATTGGGTAGAATTTCCGCCGTTGCCTTCAGCGCCGATAGCAGCATTCTCGCCATTGGCAACGATGCCGGCAAGGTGCGGATGTGGGAGATCAGGGGTTAA
- a CDS encoding uncharacterized protein (COG:Q; EggNog:ENOG503NUN7) produces the protein MALTRPLSKLLPKRPLLSTPSRRPYLTSSTPSHSWLRIHPEVSSAVTSNTPLVALESTIYTHGALGNDLNLEQIVRDHGAIPAVCGIYAGQATVGLTPEEITTMCDQGAKKVSRRDLAYLIGQGICGNKIHGGTTIAGTMILARQAGIRVFGTGGLGGVHQGGENTMDISADLTELGRTRVAVVSSGVKGFLDIPKTLEVLETQGVLVATFADGKDQKEVDFPAFWARESGVKSPAVVWDEKEAAAILLAQEKYDIETGMLFVNPLPKEFEIPRSEMEEVIRIAVQEAEEKAPGNENTPFVLRRIRELTDGRSVIANKALVRDNVARAAKIAVEFSKLVDGNPVTVGMASASNATVTQQPTSSKAETKPRVEKPKADHTVDILVAGSVALDLNCDYAGGGKTVSPALNTSNPASISQSVGGVGHNIAIAAHKVSEENSVRLCSMVGDDIAGSTILSSLSAAGLDTSYIRVLGHEYPSARTAQYVAVNDAHKSLVLAMADMAIISTHSFPNYWNSAVNASKPKWMVVDANWAEHDIQTWIQAGHKHNAKIAFEPVSAAKAARLFPKLKNHHKKPELGLFPRPSVHLSTPNQYELLAMYEAANENGYLDTHNWFPIIDAFGIMRGAREQFVDIAGAAATDAGIPVQSVNLLPYIPTIITKLGSSGVLLTTLLEKGDPRIRDPEHARWVVSRTLSDHPSVGGVYMRMFPAAERVKEEDIVSVNGIGDTFTGVLIAGLARGGEVEELIDIAQRAAVFTLKSSKGVSDEVAGLRSELRRIVAKQ, from the exons ATGGCACTCACCCGCCCCCtctccaaactcctccccaaacgACCCCTCCTGTCGACGCCCTCCCGCCGGCcctacctcacctcctccaccccctcccattcctgGCTCAGAATCCACCCCGAagtctcctccgccgtcacatccaacacccccctcgtAGCCCTCGAATCAACAATCTACACCCACGGCGCCCTAGGCAAtgacctcaacctcgagcaAATCGTTCGCGACCACGGCGCCATCCCCGCCGTATGCGGCATCTACGCCGGCCAAGCCACCGTAGGCCTCACCCCAGAAGAGATCACCACCATGTGCGACCAGGGCGCCAAAAAGGTCTCCCGCCGTGACCTCGCCTATCTCATCGGTCAGGGTATCTGCGGCAACAAGATCCACGGTGGAACCACCATTGCCGGAACCATGATTCTCGCTCGGCAGGCGGGGATCAGGGTGTTTGGAACGGgcgggttgggtggtgttcATCAGGGCGGGGAGAACACGATGGATATCTCTGCCGACTTGACAGAgttggggaggacgagggtggCGGTTGTGAGCAGTGGTGTGAAGGGGTTTTTGGACATTCCAAAGACGcttgaggttttggagacgcagggggtgctggtggcTACTTTTGCTGATGGCAAGGACCAAAAAGAGGTGGATTTCCCGGCTttttgggcgagggagagcGGGGTCAAAAGTCCGGCTGTGGtgtgggatgagaaggaggctgCGGCCATCCTTTTGGCTCAGGAGAAGTATGATATTGAGACGGGAATGTTGTTCGTGAACCCGCTGCCGAAGGAGTTTGAGATCCCGAGgtcggagatggaggaggtgattagGATTGCTGTgcaggaggcggaggagaaggcgccgGGGAATGAGAATACTCCGTtcgtgttgaggaggatcagGGAGTTGACtgatgggaggagtgtgATTGCGAATAAGGCGCTGGTGAGGGACAATGTGGCCAGAGCGGCCAAGATTGCGGTTGAGTTCTCCAAGCTGGTGGATGGCAACCCGGTCACGGTTGGGATGGCTTCAGCAAGCAATGCGACAGTTACGCAGCAGCCTACTTCTTCCAAGGCCGAGACCAAGCCTAGAGTGGAGAAGCCAAAG GCTGATCATACTGTGGACATTCTCGTTGCTGGGTCAGTCGCTCTTGACTTGAACTGTGACTATGCAGGTGGCGGAAAGACGGTTTCGCCGGCGCTCAACACATCCAACCCAGCTTCCATCAGTCAGTCTGTGGGCGGGGTGGGTCATAACATTGCCATTGCCGCCCACAAGGTGAGCGAGGAGAACAGTGTCCGGCTCTGCAGTATGGTTGGCGATGACAT TGCCGGATCAActatcctctcctccctttctGCTGCCGGCCTAGACACCTCCTACATCCGCGTCCTCGGCCACGAGTACCCCTCCGCGCGAACAGCCCAATACGTGGCCGTCAACGACGCCCACAAATCCCTGGTCCTCGCCATGGCCGACAtggccatcatctccacccaCTCATTCCCCAACTACTGGAACTCAGCCGTCAACGCCTCCAAGCCAAAGTGGATGGTCGTCGACGCCAACTGGGCTGAACATGACATCCAGACCTGGATCCAGGCCGGCCATAAGCACAACGCCAAAATCGCTTTTGAACCAGTCTCGGCCGCCAAAGCAGCGAGGTTATTCCCCAAACTGAAAAACCACCACAAGAAGCCAGAACTGGGTCTTTTCCCTCGCCCGAGCGTCCATCTCTCCACTCCCAACCAATACGAACTACTGGCCATGTATGAAGCCGCCAACGAGAACGGGTACCTCGATACGCACAACTGGTTCCCCATCATCGACGCGTTTGGCATCATGCGCGGGGCTAGGGAGCAGTTTGTTGATattgctggtgctgctgccacgGACGCGGGTATTCCGGTGCAGAGCGTGAATCTCCTGCCTTATAtcccaaccatcatcaccaagctcgGTTCCAGCGGAGTGCTGCTCACGACTTTGTTGGAAAAGGGCGATCCTAGGATTAGAGACCCTGAGCATGCCCGGTGGGTTGTGAGCAGGACCTTGAGTGACCATCCTagtgttgggggggtttacATGAGGATGTTCCCGGCGGCGGAAagggtcaaggaggaggatattgTGAGCGTGAATGGTATCGGGGATACGTTCACTGGTGTGTTGATTGctgggttggcgaggggtggggaggtggaggagttgattgaTATTGCCCAAAGGGCGGCCGTGTTTACGCTCAAGAGTTCAAAGGGGGTCAGCGATGAGGTTGCGGGATTGAGGTCAGAGCTGAGACGGATTGTGGCTAAGCAAtag
- a CDS encoding uncharacterized protein (EggNog:ENOG503P28P): protein MSLLKQAALGLLLTSASTTALEFTIAGGQIFTPGLAVLNSPQPGTPLGGDLIEISLDITTNGRLPLPPYSPDSPSQIHNISIFLSSYATGKNFTITNGTATSSNFNENASLGNILFQEPGSTVKHVKWIWPDCLVGDGQPQTLDSARGAYNVSIRQSFRLNGEDFYTVFDVPISVTNRIGEEAPNGVARPSCEELENEMMEWEEVREGADEMGALFAPGDATVLETSGDEGGDGLGPVRPGAGSGSGLGSGAGGLKVGLGWLVGLGLGVVVLL, encoded by the exons atgtcaCTCCTAAAACAGGCAGCCCTAGGTCTGCTCCTCACCTCTGCTTCCACTACCGCCCTGGAGTTCACCATAGCAGGCGGTCAAATCTTCACCCCGGGCCTGGCAGTCCTCAACTCACCTCAACCAGGCACCCCATTAGGGGGCG ATTTAATAGAAATCTCCCTCGACATCACAACCAACGGccgtctccccctccccccttacTCCCCagactccccctcccaaatccacaacatctccatctttctctcctcttaCGCCACCGGTAAAAATTTCACCATCACAAACGGAACCGCCACATCCTCCAACTTCAACGAGAACGCCTCCCTGGGCAATATTCTGTTTCAGGAACCTGGCTCGACAGTCAAGCACGTCAAGTGGATCTGGCCCGACTGTCTTGTTGGCGACGGCCAGCCTCAGACACTCGACAGCGCGAGGGGGGCGTACAATGTGAGCATCAGGCAGAGCTTTCGGTTGAACGGTGAGGATTTTTACACGGTGTTTGATGTGCCGATTTCGGTGACGAATcggattggggaggaggcgccgAATGGGGTTGCTAGGCCGAGCTGCGAGGAATTGGAGAATGAGATgatggagtgggaggaggttagGGAGGGGGCGGATGAGATGGGGGCTTTGTTTGCGCCGGGGGATGCGACGGTGCTGGAGACTAgtggggatgagggtggggatgggttggggcCTGTGAGGCCTGGGgctgggagtgggagtgggttggggagtggcgcgggggggttgaaggtgggattggggtggttggttgggttggggttgggggttgtggttttgTTGTAG